A DNA window from Anastrepha obliqua isolate idAnaObli1 chromosome 5, idAnaObli1_1.0, whole genome shotgun sequence contains the following coding sequences:
- the LOC129249413 gene encoding facilitated trehalose transporter Tret1-like, whose protein sequence is MFFNFCNRSEGVFRSEFRNQLLATLSVTIITFCNGIGIGWFAPMLAKFQSPTESPLDFTASVEESSWLGAFVCAGGFTGNIIFGVLLDLIGRKPCIYLLAIPHMSLWLLVYFAPSIEYLYAARFASGITGGGTYVVIPIFLGEILDPTIRGRLTSMFTLTLNIGMMTGYVLSSYVPYHIIPIAVILLPLLYLLLETFFPETPPYLLHCGKEAQAELSLKFYMNYKASSKLDIEQFNIKFTELKSAAKHQKSQTDAVTIRDFFTKGALKAIGIGMTMMFINIFTGSFALLSYMSTIFVAVKTQIHPDTNTIIIGVVQIVGSYIAISLVDRYGRKILLIISTATTGACLASFGMYAFLAEETSVDLSAYHSWLPLVLMALIIFTANVGLIPVPTVVLVEILPPKIRSKAVSFCVTLLSLFAFIMLKIFPPFMHAFGLSATMWACASFAAFGLLFITVCVPETKGKSMNVDDEK, encoded by the exons ATGTTTTTCAACTTCTGTAATCGTTCTGAGGGCGTATTCCGCAGTGAATTTCGCAACCAGTTGTTAGCGACCCTAAGTG TTACCATCATCACATTTTGCAATGGCATCGGCATTGGTTGGTTCGCGCCCATGCTGGCGAAATTTCAGTCGCCCACTGAGAGTCCGCTTGATTTCACCGCCTCCGTGGAGGAGAGCTCCTGGTTGGGTGCATTTGTATGTGCGGGAGGTTTTACTGGAAATATAATCTTTGGAGTTCTTTTGGATCTAATCGGCCGTAAGCCGTGCATTTATTTGCTTGCTATACCACATATG agcTTATGGCTACTCGTCTATTTTGCGCCGTCTATTGAATACCTCTATGCTGCGCGCTTCGCATCTGGCATCACTGGTGGTGGCACTTATGTTGTAATACCAATTTTCCTAGGAGAAATCCTCGATCCAAC CATACGCGGGCGACTTACCTCAATGTTCACGCTCACGCTCAACATAGGCATGATGACGGGTTATGTACTCTCCTCATATGTGCCATATCACATCATACCAATAGCGGTGATCTTACTGCCTTTGCTGTATCTACTACTCGAAACCTTCTTCCCCGAAACGCCACCTTATCTTTTGCACTGTGGCAAGGAAGCGCAAGCTGAGTTATCACTGAAGTTCTATATGAATTACAAAGCTTCATCTAAGCTGGACATCGAACAATTCAACATCAAATTCACGGAATTGAAAAGTGCGGCTAAACATCAAAAATCACAAACGGATGCGGTAACAATCCGCGATTTCT TCACCAAAGGGGCACTGAAGGCCATCGGCATCGGTATGACAATGATGTTCATTAATATATTCACCGGTAGTTTTGCGTTGCTCAGTTACATGTCGACCATTTTCGTGGCTGTCAAAACGCAAATACACCCAGATACGAATACCATCATCATTGGTGTGGTTCAAATTGTTGGCTCTTACATAGCCATCTCTTTGGTAGACCGCTACGGTCGAAAAATTCTGCTCATCATCTCCACAGCCACCACAGGTGCTTGCCTGGCCTCCTTCGGCATGTACGCCTTCTTGGCTGAGGAAACTAGTGTGGATCTATCAGCATACCACTCCTGGCTGCCACTTGTACTAATGGCGCTTATTATATTCACTGCCAATGTGGGTTTAATACCTGTACCTACTGTGGTATTGGTGGAGATTTTGCCCCCAAAG ATTCGCTCAAAAGCCGTTTCCTTCTGCGTAACATTGCTGAGTCTTTTCGCCTTCATTATGCTAAAAATTTTCCCACCATTCATGCACGCTTTCGGCTTGTCAGCGACAATGTGGGCTTGTGCGTCATTTGCTGCTTTTGGACTACTCTTCATAACTGTATGTGTGCCGGAGACCAAGGGAAAATCCATGAATGTGGATGACGAGAAATAA